Proteins encoded by one window of Kribbella flavida DSM 17836:
- a CDS encoding DUF1707 SHOCT-like domain-containing protein — translation MAQDEGPQDRPQDVPATAQPTGDELALRRRVSDLEREDVAEILREAAGEGRLNYAELEERLESVYAAKTYGELAELTTDLPNGLPVPGQQTAGPQYAGQPVPQYGAGMVTTAPTINAFLSEAKRTGNWLAPQRQEINAVLGDVTLDYTEAQLPYDVIYLEVKSILADVKIRVPQNAIVHLDSNPILGAVTEQEAGLGGVVEPSTAPPKTFHIRGTAILGEIKIKRGPRLSKRLRLT, via the coding sequence GTGGCTCAGGACGAGGGACCTCAGGACCGCCCGCAGGACGTGCCGGCGACGGCGCAGCCGACCGGGGACGAGCTGGCGCTGCGCAGGCGGGTGTCCGACCTGGAGCGGGAGGATGTCGCCGAGATCCTGCGTGAGGCGGCGGGCGAGGGACGGCTGAACTACGCCGAGCTGGAGGAGCGGCTGGAGTCCGTCTACGCCGCCAAGACGTACGGCGAGCTGGCCGAGCTCACCACCGACCTGCCGAACGGGCTGCCCGTCCCGGGCCAGCAGACGGCCGGCCCGCAGTACGCCGGGCAGCCGGTCCCGCAGTACGGGGCGGGCATGGTCACGACGGCTCCGACGATCAACGCGTTCCTGTCCGAGGCCAAGCGCACCGGCAACTGGCTGGCGCCGCAGCGGCAGGAGATCAACGCGGTGCTCGGCGACGTCACGCTGGACTACACCGAGGCGCAGCTGCCGTACGACGTGATCTACCTCGAGGTGAAGTCGATTCTCGCCGACGTGAAGATCCGCGTCCCGCAGAACGCGATCGTGCACCTGGACAGCAACCCGATTCTCGGTGCGGTGACCGAGCAGGAAGCCGGTCTCGGCGGCGTCGTCGAGCCGAGCACCGCCCCACCGAAGACCTTCCACATCCGCGGCACCGCGATCCTCGGCGAGATCAAGATCAAACGCGGCCCCCGCCTGAGCAAGCGCCTGCGCCTGACCTGA
- a CDS encoding fumarate hydratase produces the protein MSADFTYSDLLPLGQDDTEYRLLTTEGVSTFTAGGRTFLQVEPSVLRALTAEAMHDISHYLRSAHLAQLRRIIDDPEASGNDRFVALDLLKNANISAGGILPMCQDTGTAIVMGKKSEGVLTGAVDEEWISRGVHDAYTKLNLRYSQMAPLTMWDEKNTGTNLPAQIELYSTPGTTDPAYKFLFMAKGGGSANKSFLFQETKAVLNPAGMMKFLDEKIRSLGTAACPPYHLAIVVGGTSAEYALKTAKYASAHYLDALPTTGSPLGHGFRDVELEEKVFQLTQDFGIGAQFGGKYFCHDVRVIRLPRHGASCPVAIAVSCSADRQARAKITPAGVFLEQLERDPARFLPDTTDEQLNDDADVVRIDLNQPMSEIRAELSKLPVKTRLSLSGPLVVARDIAHAKIKERLDAGEPMPGYLRDHAVYYAGPAKTPEGYASGSFGPTTAGRMDAYVDQFQAAGGSFVMLAKGNRSAKVTEACRKHGGFYLGSIGGPAARLAQDCIKSVEVIEYAELGMEAVWKIEVEDFPAFVVVDDKGNDFFTDTRKPVPLTVRPRS, from the coding sequence GTGTCCGCTGACTTCACCTACTCCGACCTGCTCCCGCTCGGGCAGGACGACACGGAGTACCGGCTCCTCACCACCGAGGGAGTCAGCACGTTCACCGCCGGCGGCCGGACCTTCCTGCAGGTCGAGCCGTCGGTGCTGCGGGCGCTGACCGCCGAGGCGATGCACGACATCTCGCACTACCTCCGCTCGGCCCACCTGGCCCAGCTGCGCCGGATCATCGACGACCCGGAGGCGTCCGGCAACGACCGGTTCGTCGCGCTCGACCTGCTGAAGAACGCGAACATCTCCGCCGGCGGCATCCTGCCGATGTGCCAGGACACCGGTACGGCGATCGTGATGGGCAAGAAGTCCGAGGGCGTGCTGACCGGCGCGGTCGACGAGGAGTGGATCAGCCGCGGAGTCCACGACGCCTACACCAAGCTGAACCTGCGCTACTCGCAGATGGCCCCGCTGACGATGTGGGACGAGAAGAACACCGGTACGAACCTGCCGGCGCAGATCGAGCTGTACTCCACCCCGGGCACCACGGACCCGGCGTACAAGTTCCTGTTCATGGCCAAGGGTGGTGGCTCGGCGAACAAGTCGTTCCTGTTCCAGGAGACGAAGGCGGTGCTCAACCCGGCCGGGATGATGAAGTTCCTGGACGAGAAGATCCGCTCGCTCGGCACCGCCGCCTGCCCGCCGTACCACCTGGCGATCGTCGTCGGCGGGACGTCGGCGGAGTACGCGCTCAAGACCGCGAAGTACGCCTCCGCGCACTACCTGGACGCGCTGCCGACGACGGGATCGCCGCTGGGGCACGGGTTCCGCGACGTGGAGCTGGAAGAGAAGGTCTTCCAGCTGACCCAGGACTTCGGGATCGGCGCGCAGTTCGGCGGCAAGTACTTCTGCCACGACGTCCGGGTGATCCGGCTGCCGCGGCACGGCGCCTCCTGCCCGGTCGCGATCGCCGTCTCCTGCTCGGCCGACCGGCAGGCGCGGGCCAAGATCACCCCCGCGGGCGTCTTTCTCGAGCAGCTCGAGCGGGATCCGGCGCGGTTCCTGCCCGACACCACCGACGAGCAGCTGAACGACGACGCGGACGTCGTCCGGATCGACCTGAACCAGCCGATGAGCGAGATCCGCGCCGAACTGTCGAAGCTGCCGGTGAAGACCCGGCTCTCGCTCAGCGGCCCGCTCGTCGTCGCCCGCGACATCGCGCACGCCAAGATCAAGGAACGCCTCGACGCCGGCGAGCCGATGCCCGGCTACCTGCGCGACCACGCCGTCTACTACGCCGGCCCGGCGAAGACCCCCGAGGGCTACGCGTCCGGCTCGTTCGGCCCGACCACGGCCGGCCGGATGGACGCGTACGTCGACCAGTTCCAGGCGGCCGGCGGCTCGTTCGTGATGCTTGCCAAGGGCAACCGCTCCGCCAAGGTCACCGAGGCGTGCCGCAAGCACGGCGGCTTCTACCTCGGCTCGATCGGCGGCCCGGCGGCACGGTTGGCGCAGGACTGCATCAAGTCCGTCGAGGTGATCGAGTACGCCGAACTGGGCATGGAAGCGGTCTGGAAGATCGAGGTCGAGGACTTCCCCGCCTTCGTGGTCGTCGACGACAAGGGCAACGACTTCTTCACCGACACCCGCAAACCGGTCCCGCTGACGGTACGTCCCCGCAGCTGA
- a CDS encoding AraC family transcriptional regulator, which translates to MLGFRDPVADAIGLLRPRTVVGPSLRAVGEWALRFDTFLHVRIGGIVRGTCWLILDGHEPVLLQEGDTFLLGNPPPYVLASTLDARPRPAEPVWATAEDGFVRIGPESEQDLYLCVGHIAFDDRNAGLLTDLLPPLVIVRGADPQGARLGQLIDLLATEVGIAAAGGPLVQNHLAQILLVHMLRAHAGQTDRPTGWLGALNEDGIGAALRALHADVAHSWTLKELAEISHMSRSAFAQAFKSHVGVPPLEYLIQWRMSLARDALARDTLSISELARATGYLSESAFSTAFRRVVGSSPAQFRNQARQPFRNLARQPALGGEPELEETSRVPAGAGRG; encoded by the coding sequence GTGCTCGGATTTCGGGATCCAGTGGCCGACGCGATCGGGTTGCTCCGGCCCCGCACCGTGGTCGGGCCCAGTCTCCGGGCCGTGGGTGAGTGGGCGTTGCGCTTCGACACGTTCTTGCACGTGCGGATCGGCGGCATCGTGCGCGGCACGTGCTGGCTGATTCTCGACGGGCACGAGCCGGTGCTGCTGCAGGAGGGCGACACCTTTCTGCTGGGCAACCCGCCGCCGTACGTCCTGGCCAGCACGCTCGACGCGAGGCCGCGCCCCGCGGAGCCGGTGTGGGCGACTGCCGAGGACGGGTTCGTGCGGATCGGCCCGGAGTCCGAGCAGGACCTTTACCTCTGCGTCGGGCACATCGCGTTCGACGACCGGAACGCGGGCCTGCTGACCGATCTCCTGCCGCCGCTCGTGATCGTCCGCGGGGCCGATCCTCAGGGCGCGCGGCTCGGGCAGCTGATCGATCTCCTGGCCACCGAGGTCGGGATCGCCGCCGCCGGCGGCCCGCTGGTGCAGAACCACCTCGCACAGATCCTGCTGGTGCACATGCTGCGTGCTCACGCCGGTCAGACGGACCGGCCCACCGGCTGGCTGGGTGCGTTGAACGAGGACGGCATAGGTGCCGCCCTGCGTGCCCTGCACGCGGACGTGGCGCACTCCTGGACCCTCAAGGAGCTCGCCGAGATCAGCCACATGTCGCGGTCCGCGTTCGCCCAGGCCTTCAAGAGCCACGTCGGGGTGCCGCCGCTGGAGTACCTGATCCAGTGGCGGATGAGCCTCGCGCGCGATGCCCTGGCCCGCGACACCCTGTCGATCTCCGAGCTCGCACGGGCCACGGGCTACCTGTCCGAGAGCGCGTTCAGTACCGCGTTCCGCCGCGTGGTCGGCTCATCGCCCGCACAGTTCCGGAACCAGGCACGACAGCCATTCCGGAACTTGGCACGGCAGCCGGCGCTCGGTGGCGAACCGGAGCTGGAGGAAACGTCCCGCGTGCCGGCGGGCGCAGGGCGCGGCTGA
- a CDS encoding SDR family NAD(P)-dependent oxidoreductase has translation MGQLDGKTAVVTGGSSGIGLATAVRLADEGAYVFVTGRREAELEAAVKTIGTDRATGVTGDIAKPADLDRLYEAVRARDRGLDVLVANAAVGAFVTLEQTTEQHFDQTFAVNVRGTLFTVQKALPLLNDGASIVLVGSTAGDRGVEAFGAYAASKAAVRSFARTWSNELKDRGIRVNVVSPAWIETPGGTAAFGDEETARAVKENVAATVAKGRMGRPEEAAAVVAFLASDQSSYVVGANLYVDGGTNQI, from the coding sequence ATGGGACAGCTGGATGGCAAGACGGCGGTGGTCACCGGAGGAAGCAGCGGGATCGGTCTGGCCACCGCCGTACGGCTCGCGGACGAGGGCGCTTACGTGTTCGTCACCGGGCGGCGCGAGGCCGAGCTGGAGGCGGCCGTCAAGACCATCGGGACGGACCGGGCGACGGGCGTGACCGGTGACATCGCCAAGCCGGCCGACCTCGACCGGCTCTACGAGGCGGTCCGGGCGCGAGACCGGGGACTGGACGTGCTGGTGGCGAACGCGGCGGTCGGTGCGTTCGTGACGCTGGAGCAGACGACCGAGCAGCACTTCGACCAGACCTTCGCGGTCAACGTCCGCGGCACGCTGTTCACCGTGCAGAAGGCGTTGCCGCTGCTCAACGACGGAGCCTCGATCGTGCTGGTCGGTTCGACGGCCGGCGACCGTGGGGTCGAGGCGTTCGGCGCGTACGCGGCGTCGAAGGCGGCCGTCCGGTCCTTCGCGCGGACCTGGTCCAACGAGCTCAAGGACCGCGGCATCCGGGTCAACGTGGTCTCGCCGGCCTGGATCGAGACTCCCGGGGGCACCGCCGCTTTCGGCGACGAGGAGACCGCTCGGGCGGTCAAGGAGAATGTCGCCGCGACCGTGGCCAAGGGCCGCATGGGTCGGCCCGAGGAGGCCGCCGCGGTCGTGGCCTTCCTCGCCTCGGACCAGAGCAGCTACGTCGTCGGCGCGAACCTCTATGTTGACGGCGGCACGAACCAGATCTGA
- a CDS encoding DUF402 domain-containing protein: protein MAGSGAAEFWAPGTTIEWVYEGTGRHRDLPNVRPMTVVQHDADALVAWLAPGTPLIKPVLADGREMRHAGPVGMFTERRVLKLDIWRGTGILKVSPAGKPWSVWHFWDEDGTFRGWYVNLEAEHRRDPAARRTSTVDYVLDLWITPDRVIEWKDEDELEGAVAAGRFTPAEAARITADGHAAVREIESWATPFAEDWPSWTAPPTWRVPDAPTGFKVTHIAEELLS from the coding sequence GTGGCCGGTTCGGGAGCGGCGGAGTTCTGGGCGCCGGGCACGACGATCGAGTGGGTCTACGAAGGCACCGGGCGGCACCGTGACCTGCCGAACGTCCGCCCGATGACCGTGGTCCAGCACGACGCCGACGCGCTGGTCGCTTGGCTCGCTCCCGGTACGCCGCTGATCAAACCGGTGCTCGCCGACGGGCGGGAGATGCGGCACGCGGGTCCGGTCGGCATGTTCACCGAGCGCCGCGTGCTCAAGCTCGACATCTGGCGCGGCACCGGCATCCTCAAGGTGTCACCCGCGGGCAAGCCCTGGTCCGTGTGGCACTTCTGGGACGAGGACGGCACCTTCCGCGGCTGGTACGTGAACCTGGAGGCCGAGCACCGCCGCGACCCGGCCGCTCGCCGAACGAGCACCGTCGACTACGTGCTGGACCTGTGGATCACCCCGGACCGCGTGATCGAGTGGAAGGACGAGGACGAGCTGGAAGGCGCCGTCGCGGCCGGCCGCTTCACCCCGGCCGAGGCCGCCCGCATCACCGCCGACGGCCATGCCGCCGTTCGCGAGATCGAGTCCTGGGCGACCCCCTTCGCCGAGGACTGGCCCAGCTGGACGGCCCCGCCGACCTGGCGCGTGCCCGATGCGCCCACCGGCTTCAAGGTCACGCACATCGCGGAGGAGTTGCTCAGCTGA
- a CDS encoding class II fumarate hydratase has translation MGDNVEFRIEHDTMGEVKVPRDALWRAQTQRAVENFPISGRPLAPALVHALAQIKASAAVVNAELGVIDGRVAEGIVAAADRVAAGEFDAEFPIDVFQTGSGTSTNMNVNEVLATLATRALENDVHPNDHVNASQSSNDTFPSAIHVAATAGVVRDLLPALEHLADALSRKGTEFAEVVKSGRTHLMDATPVTLGQEFDGYAAQIRRGADRVRATLPRVTELPLGGTAVGTGINTPPGFAAKVIDELNRRTGLELSEAADHFEAQGARDGLVELSGQLKTVAVSLTKICNDLRWMGSGPRAGLGEIALPDLQPGSSIMPGKVNPVICEATLMVAAQVMGNDTTITVAGAAGNFELNVMLPVIARNLLESIELLTNASRLLADRCVDGITANVEHARALAESSPSIVTPLNRYIGYENAAAVAKSALKQGKTIREVVLENGHVEKGDLTEQQLDAALDVLSMTRPATP, from the coding sequence ATGGGTGACAACGTGGAATTCAGGATCGAGCACGACACGATGGGCGAGGTCAAGGTGCCGCGCGACGCGTTGTGGCGGGCGCAGACCCAGCGTGCGGTGGAGAACTTCCCGATCTCCGGCCGGCCGCTGGCGCCGGCGCTCGTGCACGCGCTGGCGCAGATCAAGGCGTCGGCCGCGGTGGTGAACGCCGAGCTCGGTGTGATCGACGGCCGGGTCGCCGAGGGCATCGTCGCGGCCGCGGACCGGGTGGCGGCGGGCGAGTTCGACGCCGAGTTCCCGATCGACGTGTTCCAGACCGGCTCCGGCACGTCCACCAACATGAACGTCAACGAGGTGCTCGCCACCCTGGCCACCCGCGCCCTCGAGAACGACGTGCACCCGAACGACCACGTCAACGCCAGCCAGTCCAGCAACGACACCTTCCCGTCGGCGATCCACGTCGCCGCCACCGCCGGTGTCGTGCGCGACCTGCTGCCGGCCCTGGAGCACCTGGCCGACGCGCTGTCGCGCAAGGGCACGGAGTTCGCCGAGGTGGTGAAGTCCGGCCGCACCCACCTGATGGACGCGACGCCGGTCACGCTCGGCCAGGAGTTCGACGGGTACGCCGCGCAGATCCGCCGCGGCGCTGACCGAGTGCGCGCGACGCTGCCCCGGGTCACCGAGCTGCCGCTGGGTGGGACAGCGGTCGGGACCGGCATCAACACCCCGCCCGGCTTCGCCGCCAAGGTGATCGACGAGCTGAACCGGCGGACCGGGCTCGAGCTCAGCGAGGCCGCCGACCACTTCGAGGCGCAGGGTGCTCGCGACGGTCTGGTCGAGCTGTCCGGCCAGCTGAAGACAGTTGCCGTCAGCCTGACCAAGATCTGCAACGACCTGCGCTGGATGGGGTCCGGGCCGCGGGCCGGCCTCGGCGAGATCGCGCTGCCGGACCTGCAGCCCGGCTCGAGCATCATGCCCGGCAAGGTGAATCCCGTGATCTGTGAGGCAACCCTGATGGTCGCCGCCCAGGTGATGGGCAACGACACCACGATCACCGTGGCCGGTGCCGCCGGCAACTTCGAGCTGAACGTGATGCTGCCGGTGATCGCCCGCAACCTGCTGGAGTCGATCGAGCTGCTGACCAACGCGTCCCGGCTGCTCGCCGACCGCTGCGTCGACGGCATCACCGCGAACGTCGAGCACGCGCGGGCGCTGGCCGAGTCGTCGCCGTCGATCGTCACCCCGCTGAACCGTTACATCGGCTACGAGAACGCCGCCGCGGTCGCCAAGAGCGCGCTCAAGCAGGGCAAGACGATTCGTGAGGTCGTGCTGGAGAACGGTCACGTCGAGAAGGGCGACCTGACCGAGCAGCAGCTCGACGCCGCCCTCGACGTGCTGTCGATGACCAGACCGGCCACGCCGTGA
- a CDS encoding DUF3224 domain-containing protein, with protein sequence MKFTQPFEITKWDQSTYDDADDVELGRATVGKTFADGELVGTSSAELLMVGTPAGPAAYTAVERFTGTLDGREGSFVMVHGASAEETASHGKVVASAGALTGLSGTVLYEHDDQGPRLTLDYELPG encoded by the coding sequence ATGAAGTTCACCCAGCCGTTCGAGATCACCAAGTGGGACCAGTCGACCTACGACGACGCCGACGACGTCGAGCTGGGGCGCGCAACGGTCGGCAAGACCTTCGCCGACGGCGAGCTGGTGGGCACGAGCTCCGCCGAGCTGCTGATGGTCGGTACGCCGGCCGGCCCGGCGGCGTACACGGCGGTCGAGCGGTTCACCGGGACACTGGACGGCCGCGAGGGGTCCTTCGTGATGGTGCACGGCGCGTCCGCGGAGGAGACCGCGTCCCACGGCAAGGTGGTCGCGTCCGCCGGGGCCTTGACCGGCCTGTCCGGCACGGTCCTTTACGAGCACGACGACCAGGGCCCGCGCCTCACCCTCGACTACGAGCTGCCCGGCTGA
- a CDS encoding spermidine synthase, producing the protein MSEVARAVSERGELVLRRREVDGALELRANGVFVMDDRETSSEELLANAALSGNPDRVLVGGLGLGYTVRALLADVRVGEVVVAEIEPALVQWMRDGLLPSVLDDPRVTVAVGDVREVVTGQADASYDGILLDVDNGPDFLVYDANSVIYRTGFLQVCRDKLRAGGVLTVWSSSASPELEGAIGNVFGGCVVSPVPVELQGRDETYYVYQGTAQSGSS; encoded by the coding sequence GTGAGCGAGGTGGCGCGGGCGGTCAGTGAGCGGGGCGAGCTGGTGCTGCGGCGCCGGGAGGTCGACGGGGCGCTGGAGCTGCGGGCCAACGGGGTGTTCGTGATGGACGATCGTGAGACGTCCAGCGAGGAACTGCTCGCGAATGCTGCCCTGTCAGGGAATCCGGACCGGGTGCTGGTCGGCGGACTCGGGCTCGGGTACACCGTGCGGGCGCTGCTGGCCGACGTACGGGTGGGTGAAGTGGTGGTCGCCGAGATCGAGCCGGCGCTGGTGCAGTGGATGCGGGACGGACTGCTGCCGTCGGTGCTCGACGACCCGCGGGTGACGGTTGCCGTCGGCGACGTCCGTGAGGTGGTCACCGGACAGGCCGACGCGTCGTACGACGGGATCCTGCTCGACGTCGACAACGGCCCGGACTTCCTGGTGTACGACGCGAACTCGGTCATCTACCGGACCGGGTTCCTCCAGGTCTGCCGGGACAAGCTGCGCGCGGGCGGGGTGCTGACCGTGTGGTCCTCGTCCGCCTCGCCGGAGCTGGAAGGGGCTATCGGCAACGTCTTCGGCGGGTGCGTGGTCTCGCCCGTCCCGGTCGAGCTGCAGGGGCGGGACGAGACCTACTACGTCTACCAGGGCACAGCTCAGTCGGGCAGCTCGTAA
- a CDS encoding PhoH family protein: MAATHAKASSTSSVPAQRTYVLDTSVLLSDPHAMERFDEHEVIVPVVVVTELEAKRHHPELGYFARTALRLLDELRILHGRLDAPLPVGDNGGTLRVELNHTDPESLPAGFRLGDNDSRILAVACNFQAEGRDVTLVSKDLPMRVKASACGLVAEEYRAELALESGYTGMSELEVETADVDSLYEDGVLELRQAGEFPTHTGLVLLSDRGSALGRVMPDKRIRLVRGDREAFGIRGRSAEQRVALDLLLDPDVGIVSLGGRAGTGKSALALCAGLEAVMERRQHKKVVVFRPLFAVGGQELGYLPGSESEKMQPWAQAVFDTLGALTSSDVIDEVVDRGMLEVLPLTHIRGRSLHDAFVIVDEAQSLERNVLLTVLSRVGANSRVVLTHDVAQRDNLRVGRHDGVVAVVEKLKGHPLFAHVTLTRSERSPIAALVTEMLEDVQL; the protein is encoded by the coding sequence ATGGCTGCCACTCACGCCAAGGCGTCAAGCACCTCATCCGTACCGGCCCAGCGCACCTACGTGCTGGACACCTCCGTGCTGCTCAGCGACCCGCATGCGATGGAGCGGTTCGACGAGCACGAGGTGATCGTTCCGGTGGTCGTCGTCACCGAACTGGAGGCCAAACGGCATCACCCCGAGCTCGGCTACTTCGCCCGCACCGCGCTGCGTCTGCTGGACGAGCTCCGGATCCTGCACGGACGCCTGGACGCGCCCCTGCCCGTGGGAGACAACGGCGGAACGCTCCGGGTCGAGCTGAACCACACCGACCCCGAAAGCCTTCCCGCCGGGTTCCGGCTCGGCGACAACGACAGCCGCATCCTCGCGGTGGCCTGCAACTTCCAGGCCGAGGGGCGCGACGTCACGCTGGTCTCCAAGGATCTGCCGATGCGGGTCAAGGCGTCCGCCTGCGGCCTGGTCGCCGAGGAGTACCGCGCGGAGCTGGCGCTGGAATCCGGCTACACCGGGATGAGCGAGCTGGAGGTCGAGACCGCCGACGTCGACTCGCTGTACGAGGACGGCGTCCTGGAGCTCCGGCAGGCCGGCGAGTTCCCGACCCACACCGGGCTCGTGCTGCTGTCGGACCGGGGCAGCGCGCTCGGCCGGGTGATGCCCGACAAGCGGATCCGGCTGGTCCGCGGCGACCGGGAGGCGTTCGGCATTCGCGGCCGGTCCGCGGAGCAGCGGGTGGCGCTCGACCTGCTGCTGGACCCCGACGTCGGCATCGTCTCGCTGGGCGGCCGGGCCGGCACCGGCAAGTCGGCGCTGGCGCTGTGCGCCGGGCTGGAGGCGGTGATGGAGCGCCGCCAGCACAAGAAGGTGGTGGTGTTCCGGCCACTGTTCGCGGTCGGCGGCCAGGAGCTCGGCTACCTGCCCGGTTCGGAGTCGGAGAAGATGCAGCCCTGGGCGCAGGCCGTGTTCGACACGCTCGGCGCGCTGACCAGCAGCGACGTGATCGACGAGGTGGTGGACCGCGGCATGCTCGAGGTGCTGCCCCTGACCCACATCCGCGGCCGGTCGCTGCACGACGCGTTCGTGATCGTCGACGAGGCCCAGTCGCTGGAGCGCAACGTGCTGCTCACGGTGCTGTCCCGGGTCGGCGCGAACTCCCGGGTCGTGCTCACCCACGACGTGGCGCAGCGGGACAACCTGCGGGTCGGCCGGCACGACGGCGTGGTCGCGGTGGTCGAGAAGCTGAAGGGACATCCGCTGTTCGCGCACGTCACGCTGACCCGGTCGGAGCGTTCGCCGATCGCGGCGCTGGTCACCGAGATGCTGGAGGACGTGCAGCTCTGA
- a CDS encoding NYN domain-containing protein, giving the protein MRKNWPVWTGCAAALWSLAYGVLGVFWALGGDGYPFARVVDDRATASVLEGAPVEVVAPVMAALGFTGAVVAVLMTVRRPRGWFLQGYAAGMAVLLALVIPDYTPLAMVALSPALVVFTFTGVPGAQGGIEDILYWHRVNLLLVFFGGLLWAATAVAYHRRARQACVFCGRGDGVPAAWTTPEAALRWGRRAVLVAVVSNVPYEFTRVAWYFGWPLGITEQFHQEMVDTPGMLEMGLGMALLAVGGSILTHGLVQRWGEVYPRWLWWRAGRRVPPSRAIVPAAVVAVVLIPAGLMNLRLPGGNLSSEWGLAMPGVLWIVWGAALGAATYAYYLRRRGTCARCHRGETARDLLAEAARPTPPSDRPVVQVPKRRSRWA; this is encoded by the coding sequence ATGCGGAAGAACTGGCCGGTGTGGACAGGGTGTGCGGCCGCCCTCTGGTCGCTCGCGTACGGCGTACTGGGCGTGTTCTGGGCGCTCGGCGGGGACGGGTATCCCTTCGCCCGGGTGGTGGACGACCGGGCCACGGCGTCGGTGCTGGAGGGGGCTCCGGTCGAGGTGGTGGCGCCGGTGATGGCGGCACTCGGCTTCACCGGGGCGGTGGTGGCGGTGCTGATGACGGTACGACGGCCCCGCGGGTGGTTCTTGCAGGGCTACGCGGCGGGAATGGCGGTGCTGCTCGCGCTGGTGATTCCCGACTACACACCGTTGGCGATGGTGGCCCTGTCCCCTGCGCTGGTGGTGTTCACCTTCACCGGGGTTCCCGGCGCGCAGGGCGGCATCGAGGACATCCTGTACTGGCACCGCGTCAACCTGCTGCTGGTCTTCTTCGGCGGACTGCTCTGGGCCGCCACGGCGGTCGCGTACCACCGGCGAGCCCGGCAGGCCTGCGTGTTCTGCGGCCGCGGTGACGGCGTACCGGCGGCGTGGACCACGCCGGAGGCGGCGTTGCGGTGGGGGCGACGGGCGGTGCTGGTCGCGGTCGTGTCGAACGTGCCGTACGAGTTCACCCGGGTGGCCTGGTACTTCGGGTGGCCGCTGGGTATCACCGAGCAGTTCCACCAGGAGATGGTCGACACGCCGGGGATGCTGGAGATGGGACTCGGGATGGCGCTGCTCGCGGTCGGCGGCAGCATCCTGACGCACGGGCTGGTGCAGCGGTGGGGCGAGGTCTACCCGCGCTGGCTGTGGTGGCGCGCCGGTCGCCGGGTGCCGCCCTCGCGGGCGATCGTGCCGGCGGCGGTGGTGGCGGTTGTGCTGATCCCGGCCGGGCTGATGAACCTGCGCCTGCCGGGCGGCAACCTGAGCTCGGAGTGGGGTCTGGCCATGCCCGGCGTGCTCTGGATCGTCTGGGGCGCCGCGCTCGGGGCCGCGACGTACGCCTACTACCTGCGTCGCCGCGGCACGTGCGCGCGCTGCCACCGAGGTGAAACCGCGCGGGATCTGCTGGCCGAGGCCGCACGGCCGACCCCACCGTCGGATCGGCCGGTCGTTCAGGTGCCGAAGCGGCGCTCCCGCTGGGCGTAG
- a CDS encoding isoprenyl transferase, whose amino-acid sequence MRTPGKQRLRSAVYGLYERRLARSLSPDRMPRHIGVIIDGNRRWARAAGDPVSRGHEAGASKIAEFLDWCDEVGVKVVTVWMLSTDNLTRPADELEPLLRIIEQTVEELASVGGRRIHPVGALDLLPAATAEVLKSAETATQHVDGLLVNVAVGYGGRRELADAVRSLLLEEAAKGISIEELAERVDVEHIAEHLYTKGQPDPDLVIRTSGEQRLGGFLLWQSALSEFYFCEALWPDFRHVDFLRAIRSYAQRERRFGT is encoded by the coding sequence ATGCGGACACCCGGCAAGCAGCGCCTGCGCAGTGCGGTGTACGGACTGTACGAGCGCCGGCTGGCGCGATCCCTGTCGCCGGACCGGATGCCGCGGCACATCGGCGTCATCATCGACGGCAACCGGCGCTGGGCCCGGGCCGCCGGTGACCCGGTCTCGCGCGGGCACGAGGCGGGCGCGAGCAAGATCGCGGAGTTCCTGGACTGGTGCGACGAGGTCGGTGTCAAGGTGGTCACCGTCTGGATGCTGTCCACGGACAACCTGACCCGTCCGGCCGACGAGCTGGAGCCGCTGCTGCGCATCATCGAGCAGACCGTCGAGGAGCTCGCCTCGGTCGGCGGCCGGCGGATCCACCCGGTCGGCGCGCTCGACCTGTTGCCCGCCGCCACCGCCGAGGTGCTGAAGAGCGCGGAGACCGCGACCCAGCACGTCGACGGCCTGCTGGTCAACGTCGCGGTCGGCTACGGCGGCCGGCGCGAACTGGCCGACGCCGTCCGCTCCCTGCTGCTCGAGGAGGCAGCGAAGGGCATCTCCATCGAGGAGCTGGCCGAGCGCGTCGACGTCGAGCACATCGCCGAACACCTCTACACCAAGGGCCAGCCGGATCCCGACCTGGTCATCCGCACCTCCGGGGAGCAGCGGCTGGGCGGCTTCCTGCTCTGGCAGAGCGCGCTCAGCGAGTTCTACTTCTGCGAGGCGCTCTGGCCCGACTTCCGGCACGTCGACTTCCTCCGGGCCATCCGCTCCTACGCCCAGCGGGAGCGCCGCTTCGGCACCTGA